One genomic region from Opisthocomus hoazin isolate bOpiHoa1 chromosome Z, bOpiHoa1.hap1, whole genome shotgun sequence encodes:
- the ABHD17B gene encoding alpha/beta hydrolase domain-containing protein 17B isoform X1 translates to MNNLSFSELCCLFCCPPCPGKIASKLAFLPPDPTYTLMCDESGSRWTLHLSERADWQYSSREKDAIECFMTRTSKGNRIACMFVRCSPNAKYTLLFSHGNAVDLGQMSSFYIGLGSRINCNIFSYDYSGYGASSGKPTEKNLYADIDAAWVALRTRYGIRPENVIIYGQSIGTVPSVDLAARYESAAVILHSPLTSGMRVAFPDTKKTYCFDAFPNIDKISKITSPVLIIHGTEDEVIDFSHGLALFERCQRPVEPLWVEGAGHNDVELYGQYLERLKQFVSQELVNL, encoded by the exons ATGAATAATCTTTCCTTTAGTGAACTGTGTTGCCTGTTCTGTTgtccgccatgcccagggaaaaTTGCCTCCAAACTGGCGTTCTTACCTCCTGATCCCACGTACACACTGATGTGTGATGAGAGCGGTAGTCGCTGGACTTTACATCTCTCAGAGCGAGCGGACTGGCAGTATTCTTCTAGAGAAAAAGATGCCATTGAGTGCTTCATGACTAGAACAAGTAAAGGTAACAGGATTGCCTGTATGTTTGTGCGTTGCTCGCCTAACGCCAAGTATACTTTGCTCTTCTCACATGGAAATGCTGTTGACCTAGGTCAGATGAGCAGCTTTTACATAGGACTGGGTTCACGGATTAATTGCAACATATTCTCATATGATTATTCTGGATATGGTGCAAGTTCTGGGAAGCCAACAGAGAAGAATCTGTATGCTGACATTGATGCTGCTTGGGTGGCTCTTAGGACAAG gTACGGAATCCGCCCTGAAAATGTGATTATATATGGCCAGAGTATAGGAACAGTACCATCTGTGGATCTTGCTGCTAGGTATGAAAGTGCTGCTGTAATTCTTCATTCTCCACTGACCTCGGGAATGCGAGTGGCTTTTCCTGATACAAAGAAGACCTATTGCTTTGATGCTTTCCCAAA CATTGACAAAATTTCTAAAATAACATCTCCTGTGTTAATAATCCATGGGACTGAAGATGAAGTGATTGACTTTTCACATGGCCTAGCGTTATTTGAGCGTTGCCAGAGACCTGTAGAACCACTGTGGGTAGAAGGAGCGGGCCATAATGATGTGGAACTCTATGGACAGTACCTTGAAAGATTAAAACAGTTTGTGTCACAGGAACTGGtgaacttgtaa
- the ABHD17B gene encoding alpha/beta hydrolase domain-containing protein 17B isoform X2: MNNLSFSELCCLFCCPPCPGKIASKLAFLPPDPTYTLMCDESGSRWTLHLSERADWQYSSREKDAIECFMTRTSKGQMSSFYIGLGSRINCNIFSYDYSGYGASSGKPTEKNLYADIDAAWVALRTRYGIRPENVIIYGQSIGTVPSVDLAARYESAAVILHSPLTSGMRVAFPDTKKTYCFDAFPNIDKISKITSPVLIIHGTEDEVIDFSHGLALFERCQRPVEPLWVEGAGHNDVELYGQYLERLKQFVSQELVNL; encoded by the exons ATGAATAATCTTTCCTTTAGTGAACTGTGTTGCCTGTTCTGTTgtccgccatgcccagggaaaaTTGCCTCCAAACTGGCGTTCTTACCTCCTGATCCCACGTACACACTGATGTGTGATGAGAGCGGTAGTCGCTGGACTTTACATCTCTCAGAGCGAGCGGACTGGCAGTATTCTTCTAGAGAAAAAGATGCCATTGAGTGCTTCATGACTAGAACAAGTAAAG GTCAGATGAGCAGCTTTTACATAGGACTGGGTTCACGGATTAATTGCAACATATTCTCATATGATTATTCTGGATATGGTGCAAGTTCTGGGAAGCCAACAGAGAAGAATCTGTATGCTGACATTGATGCTGCTTGGGTGGCTCTTAGGACAAG gTACGGAATCCGCCCTGAAAATGTGATTATATATGGCCAGAGTATAGGAACAGTACCATCTGTGGATCTTGCTGCTAGGTATGAAAGTGCTGCTGTAATTCTTCATTCTCCACTGACCTCGGGAATGCGAGTGGCTTTTCCTGATACAAAGAAGACCTATTGCTTTGATGCTTTCCCAAA CATTGACAAAATTTCTAAAATAACATCTCCTGTGTTAATAATCCATGGGACTGAAGATGAAGTGATTGACTTTTCACATGGCCTAGCGTTATTTGAGCGTTGCCAGAGACCTGTAGAACCACTGTGGGTAGAAGGAGCGGGCCATAATGATGTGGAACTCTATGGACAGTACCTTGAAAGATTAAAACAGTTTGTGTCACAGGAACTGGtgaacttgtaa